TACAATTACATTCAATTATGGTCAGCGATCAGTTCGCCAAGAAATAAAAGCTGCTAGTTTTTTTAGTCAAAAAATTAAAGTGCAACATGAAGTAATTGATATTCCTTGGCTCGCAAAACTTACTAATACTGCACTTGTGAATAATAAAGAAGAGCTACCTCATTTAAAAAATTTAGATGACATGAACGAGGGCAATGCAAGTGCGAAGGCTGTTTGGGTGCCTAATCGTAACGGTGTATTTCTAAATATTGCCGCGACGTTTGCTGAATCACTGGGTGCTGATTTTGTAGTACCTGGTTTTAATAAAGAAGAAGCAGCAACGTTTTTGGATAATTCTCAAAGTTTTATTGAGGCAACAAATAAAGCATTTTTACTTAGCACTATGTCACATGTTCGAGTGAAGTGTTTTACCACTGATTTAGATAAGACGGGGATGATCAAAAAAGCAGTAGAGTTAGGTGTAGATTTAGAAAGTGTGTGGAGTTGTTATCGAGATGTTAAAGCGCCTTGTGGGCAGTGTGAAAGTTGTCAGCGTA
This portion of the Oligoflexia bacterium genome encodes:
- the queC gene encoding 7-cyano-7-deazaguanine synthase QueC, producing the protein MSDLKEPTQTHIVLLSGGLDSVVNLHCAHLVGKVLRTITFNYGQRSVRQEIKAASFFSQKIKVQHEVIDIPWLAKLTNTALVNNKEELPHLKNLDDMNEGNASAKAVWVPNRNGVFLNIAATFAESLGADFVVPGFNKEEAATFLDNSQSFIEATNKAFLLSTMSHVRVKCFTTDLDKTGMIKKAVELGVDLESVWSCYRDVKAPCGQCESCQRTLRARKAVGV